A section of the Fusarium falciforme chromosome 8, complete sequence genome encodes:
- a CDS encoding Protein phosphatase — protein sequence MAAPCNRVAAASWQSLLTAKASWQPCSRFRTRPLCAMASCLRSKLYSTSADAPRFSYHIASSFIAKDRPYDPSTHVFHFNPYNRIQPPRNRRPSARPESGHDAFFVSRINDSGSVAFGVADGVGGWVDSGVDPADFSHGFCDHMAVAAHEHKAEADPPLTARKLMQKGYDAICEDRSLRAGGSTACVAIAGADGNLDVANLGDSGFLQLRLNAVHTYSEPQTHAFNTPFQLSLVPPSVAARMAAFGGAQLSDLPRDADVTQHSLRHGDVLVFATDGVLDNLFNQDILRIASRVLVRSGAWVMTEAGGVRVADALEPLVQLPEASEEKKERTLTLQSLLATEIVTAAKRASVNTKLDGPFAKEVHKYYPNENWHGGKVDDICVVVAVVNETSAGLKSKL from the exons ATGGCCGCGCCTTGCAACCGAGTTGCTGCGGCTTCCTGGCAATCGCTACTTACTGCTAAAG CTTCCTGGCAGCCCTGCTCGCGATTTCGAACCCGGCCGCTCTGCGCTATGGCCTCATGCTTGCGATCGAAACTTTACTCCACATCAGCCGACGCACCAAGATTCTCTTACCATATTGCCTCCTCCTTTATCGCCAAAGACAGACCCTACGATCCTTCCACCCACGTTTTCCACTTCAACCCGTATAATCGAATTCAGCCCCCGCGGAACCGTCGCCCTTCCGCTCGTCCCGAGTCCGGACACGATGCCTTCTTTGTCAGCCGGATCAATGATTCAGGCTCAGTAGCGTTTGGCGTTGCAGATGGTGTTGGAGGCTGGGTGGATTCGGGTGTCGATCCTGCCGACTTTTCTCATGGCTTCTGCGACCACATGGCAGTGGCTGCTCACGAGCACAAGGCGGAGGCTGATCCTCCCTTGACAGCAAGGAAGCTGATGCAAAAGGGATACGATGCGATTTGCGAGGACCGCAGCCTTCGGGCAGGTGGTAGCACTGCGTGTGTTGCTATTGCTGGAGCAGACGGAAACCTGGACGTGGCGAACCTCGGTGATTCCGGTTTCTTACAGCTTCGTCTGAACGCTGTCCATACCTATTCGGAACCCCAGACACACGCTTTCAACACTCCGTTCCAATTATCACTCGTCCCTCCGAGCGTTGCCGCTCGCATGGCAGCTTTTGGCGGTGCTCAGTTAAGCGACTTGCCCCGAGATGCGGATGTTACACAGCACTCGCTCCGACATGGCGATGTCCTCGTCTTTGCGACTGATGGTGTTCTCGACAACCTTTTTAATCAGGATATTCTTCGGATTGCCAGCCGAGTTCTGGTTCGGAGCGGTGCCTGGGTTATGACTGAAGCCGGGGGTGTCCGTGTAGCTGATGCTCTGGAACCTCTAGTTCAGCTCCCCGAGGCGTccgaggaaaagaaggaaaggACACTGACCCTTCAGAGTTTACTCGCGACCGAAATCGTGACAGCCGCGAAGCGAGCCAGTGTCAATACGAAACTCGACGGACCCTTTGCGAAAGAGGTTCACAAGTATTATCCCAACGAGAACTGGCACGGCGGCAAGGTCGATGACATTTGCGTCGTGGTAGCTGTGGTTAATGAGACTTCAGCGGGCTTGAAGAGCAAGTTgtaa
- a CDS encoding Succinate dehydrogenase [ubiquinone] iron-sulfur subunit, mitochondrial — protein MAALRSSSRIVGAVSRTAALRPGAVFSRSMASVGEAPQEPKPNMKSFQIYRWNPDTPSEKPRLQTYTLDLNKTGPMILDALIRIKNELDPTVTFRRSCREGICGSCAMNINGQNTLACLCRIPAESSSDVKIYPLPHTYVVKDLVPDLTHFYKQYKSIKPYLQRDTPAEDGREYRQTKEDRRKLDGLYECILCACCSTSCPSYWWNSEEYLGPAILLQSYRWLADSRDERKAERKNNLENSMSLYRCHTILNCTRACPKGLNPGKAIAEIKKQMALGN, from the exons atggccgccCTCCGATCCTCTTCTCGAATTGTCGGCGCCGTCTCAAGGACGGCTGCCCTTCGACCCGGAGCTGTCTTCTCTCGCTCCATGGCCTCGGTCGGTGAGGCTCCTCaggagcccaagcccaacatGAAGTCCTTCCAGATCTATCGATGGAACCCCGATACCCCCAGCGAGAAGCCCCGTCTCCAGACCTACACCCTGGACCTCAACAAGACCGGACCTATGATTCTCGATGCCCTCATCCGCATCAAGAACGAGCTCGACCCTACCGTGACTTTCCGACGAAGTTGCCGTGAGGGTATCTGTGGTAGCTGCGCCATGAACATCAATGGCCAGAACACCCTTGCCTGCCTGT GCCGAATTCCTGCCGAGTCTTCATCTGATGTCAAGATCTACCCTCTTCCTCACACCTACGTCGTCAAGGATCTCGTCCCCGACTTGACGCACTTTTACAAGCAGTACAAGAGTATCAAGCCCTACCTCCAGCGCGATACCCCTGCCGAGGAT GGACGTGAGTACCGACAGACCAAGGAGGACCGCCGCAAGCTCGACGGTCTTTACGAGTGCATTCTCTGCGCCTGCTGCTCTACCTCGTGCCCGTCTTACTGGTGGAACTCTGAGGAGTACCTCGGACCCGCCATCCTGCTCCAGTCTTACCGATGGCTCGCCGACTCTCGAGATGAGCGCAAAGCCGAGCGCAAGAACAACCTCGAGAACTCGATGAGCCTGTACCGTTGCCACACCATTCTCAACTGCACCCGAGCCTGCCCCAAGGGTCTCAACCCTGGTAAGGCGATtgccgagatcaagaagcagatGGCTCTCGGCAACTAA
- a CDS encoding PH-response regulator protein palC encodes MPFPFVLPTTSAFSFSSSFSSDSHPSLPLNASTYRGVVRDTLKKHKRLPPSSQISNLNTAISSLNGYIPYLLAVDDGLSSRNLPNGEFISIVLKTSPAIEWRPTLSGDIVPGRERARVKVSSLEYEIFFVLSTLGFSHVLTARSALQPLYSTNGEFLGAQGRTSAITSATKSLLEAASVYDYLAGRGEHITTSPPCADVSPGTARALSCLALAEATLLAVLKDDPYPAIVAQDRNKNDKEWMFKAPDIPKVRAHLYARLCLAASEHAAKASSLCSSAGSGSHKINSGLLKYLEDLRRTCRARACRFFGIDAELGGQTAEGIGWVRAGLSELGVEVKDHKKGLSFSRFKKDITEKREDRRVDKEAAWGADAGKLEETRILEMLDAKWNKINDTMNTQAIPPINTLLSKMPSGREIHTIKPYEPPSLDRDVLEAMRAPPEEDDGFVDDLSSDDEIRGSPSAPVGAFPGSAADYARSTSTSTPGNAYY; translated from the exons ATGCCTTTCCCCTTTGTCCTCCCGACGACAtccgccttctccttctcatccAGCTTCAGCTCCGACTCACATCCCTCGCTGCCCCTCAACGCCAGCACATATCGCGGGGTGGTTCGAGATACgctcaagaagcacaagagACTTCCTCCTAGCTCTCAGATCTCGAACCTCAACACGGCCATATCGAGTCTCAACGGGTATATACCCTACCTTCTCGCTGTAGATGATGGCTTGAGCAGCAGAAACCTGCCCAACGGGGAGTTCATCAGCATCGTTCTCAAGACATCCCCGGCCATCGAATGGAGACCGACGCTATCAGGTGATATTGTTCCGGGACGTGAGAGGGCTCGAGTCAAGGTTTCATCTCTGGAATATGAGATATTCTTTGTTCTCTCAACGTTGGGCTTCTCGCATGTCCTGACTGCCCGATCTGCTTTACAGCCCCTCTATTCGACCAATGGCGAGTTTCTCGGCGCACAAGGCAGGACGAGTGCAATCACTTCAGCGACAAAGTCACTTTTGGAGGCCGCTTCTGTGTACGACTATCTTGCTGGGCGGGGAGAACACATCACAACGAGCCCGCCATGCGCCGACGTCTCACCTGGTACAGCCCGAGCCCTCTCATGCCTGGCCTTGGCGGAAGCAACTTTGCTCGCTGTTCTCAAAGATGATCCATACCCAGCGATTGTAGCTCAAGACAGGAACAAGAATGACAAGGAATGGATGTTCAAAGCACCAGATATCCCAAAGGTCCGCGCTCACCTTTACGCCCGTCTATGCTTGGCAGCGTCAGAACATGCTGCCAAGGCATCTTCCCTATGCAGCTCAGCCGGCTCAGGATCTCACAAGATCAACAGCGGGCTACTAAAGTACCTGGAGGATCTTCGCCGAACATGCCGAGCCCGCGCTTGTCGGTTCTTCGGTATTGATGCCGAGCTGGGAGGGCAGACGGCTGAAGGCATCGGATGGGTTCGCGCCGGCCTTTCAGAGTTGGGCGTTGAGGTGAAGGATCACAAAAAGGGCCTCAGCTTCAGCCGGTTCAAGAAGGATATAACGGAGAAGCGAGAGGATCGACGGGTGGATAAGGAGGCTGCATGGGGAGCTGATGCAGGCAAGCTGGAGGAAACACGCATCTTGGAGATGCTCGATGCCAAGTGGAACAAGATCAACGATACG ATGAACACGCAAGCCATCCCTCCCATCAACACCCTCCTGAGCAAGATGCCATCAGGGCGTGAGATTCACACCATCAAGCCGTATGAGCCGCCTTCCCTTGACAGGGATGTACTAGAAGCCATGCGAGCTCCCccagaggaagatgatggcttcGTTGATGACTTGAGTTCGGATGATGAGATCAGAGGAAGTCCCTCGGCTCCAGTTGGTGCGTTCCCAGGATCTGCGGCCGATTATGCACGGAGTACAAGCACAAGCACGCCTGGCAACGCATACTACTAG
- a CDS encoding Alpha-1,3-glucosyltransferase gives MAGPSPSPHKPRRRTKKTGNGGDRPSRSEALVRAPAFPLAAFLWPARTSSSHWEVLPVILMVVGLFRWAAGLWGYSGHRKPPMFGDYEAQRHWMEVTTQLPVSQWYFHDLQWWGLDYPPLTAYHSWVLGKIGALIDPSWFALFASRGNEDPNLKIFMRATVIISEYLIYVPAAIVFVRRYSRLQGVANWNAWLALVAILMQPSTILIDHVHFQYNTVMLGFVLASMSSMIAERYKWAAVFFVGALGFKQMALYYAFSVFSYLLGRCVFPRIIPTRLFGIALVTIISFAILLLPLILGTLHDVKQGIDPYAESDGARPPLPLFPQLAEILDTKAFYYPLVVQLVQMIHRVFPFARGLFEDKVANFWCAANVVIKLRQWPAALLQKVALGATLASIIPPNIILFLRPRKTTLPLAFAATAWGFFLFSYQVHEKSILLPLMPMTLLLAGKQGLSKDTRAWVGFANLLGAWTMFPLLKRVDLRVPYAVLTLLWSYLLGLPPTSLSAYFQEGQAAWAQWATALLHWIFYAAMVGWHVVDALVVPPVDKPDLWVVANVGIGAAGFIICYLWCLLKLVQESDLFPTKTTKKSKTS, from the exons ATGGCTGGCCCTTCTCCGTCACCGCACAAACCTCGTCGCAGGACCAAGAAGACCGGCAATGGCGGCGACAGGCCGTCTCGCTCAGAGGCCCTGGTGAGGGCGCCTGCTTTTCCCCTTGCCGCGTTTCTCTGGCCGGCGCGCACTTCTTCGTCGCATTGGGAGGTGTTGCCCGTGATTCTCATGGTTGTTGGTCTGTTTAGATGGGCTGCTGGACTATGGGGATATTCTG GTCACCGCAAGCCGCCCATGTTTGGAGACTACGAAGCGCAACGACACTGGATGGAGGTGACGACGCAACTCCCCGTCTCGCAGTGGTATTTCCACGATCTCCAGTGGTGGGGACTCGACTATCCTCCCCTGACCGCCTACCATAGCTGGGTTCTGGGCAAGATCGGAGCTCTCATCGACCCCTCGTGGTTCGCCCTCTTCGCCTCCCGAGGCAACGAGGACCCCAACCTCAAGATTTTTATGAGGGCGACTGTCATAATCTCGGAATACCTCATCTACGTCCCGGCCGCGATTGTCTTCGTGCGACGGTATAGTCGTCTCCAAGGGGTTGCCAACTGGAACGCCTGGCTTGCGCTCGTCGCCATTTTGATGCAGCCTTCGACTATCCTCATTGACCATGTCCACTTCCAATACAACACCGTCATGCTGGGTTTCGTGCTTGCCAGCATGTCTAGCATGATTGCCGAACGTTACAAGTGGGCTGCCGTCTTCTTCGTTGGGGCGCTGGGATTCAAGCAGATGGCTCTGTACTATGCCTTCAGCGTCTTTTCTTACCTGCTTGGACGATGCGTCTTCCCTCGGATCATCCCAACCAGACTCTTTGGCATTGCTCTCGTTACTATCATTTCCTTCGCCATTCTCTTATTGCCTCTGATCCTGGGTACTCTTCATGATGTGAAGCAGGGAATCGATCCATATGCGGAATCAGATGGAGCTCGaccacctcttcctctgttCCCCCAACTTGCGGAAATCCTCGATACCAAGGCCTTCTACTACCCTCTCGTTGTGCAACTGGTCCAGATGATCCACCGAGTGTTCCCCTTTGCTCGTGGCTTGTTCGAGGACAAGGTTGCCAACTTCTGGTGTGCTGCCAACGTTGTCATCAAGCTCCGCCAGTGGCCAGCAGCTCTGCTTCAGAAGGTGGCCCTTGGCGCGACGCTTGCCTCTATTATCCCTCCCAACATTATCCTGTTCCTGCGGCCTCGAAAGACGACGTTGCCTCTGGCGTTTGCCGCCACGGCTTGGGGCTTCTTCCTGTTCAGCTACCAGGTTCATGAGAAGAGCATCCTGTTGCCGCTCATGCCAATGACCCTGCTCTTGGCTGGAAAGCAAGGTCTGAGCAAGGACACACGGGCTTGGGTTGGATTTGCCAACCTTTTGGGAGCCTGGACCATGTTCCCCTTGCTCAAGCGTGTTGACTTGAGAGTCCCATATGCAGTCTTGACCCTTCTTTGGTCATATCTGCTTGGTCTCCCACCTACCTCTTTGAGCGCCTATTTCCAGGAAGGCCAGGCCGCCTGGGCTCAATGGGCAACAGCTCTGCTCCATTGGATATTCTATGCCGCCATGGTGGGCTGGCATGTTGTTGACGCACTTGTTGTGCCCCCTGTCGACAAGCCGGACCTCTGGGTCGTTGCCAATGTCGGTATTGGAGCGGCTGGGTTCATCATCTGCTATCTTTGGTGTTTGTTGAAACTTGTTCAGGAATCTGATCTCTTTCCGACAAAGACgaccaagaagagcaagacgtCATAG
- a CDS encoding MFS domain-containing protein, translating into MASSKDLSDPVVVSDVLEEGGVKPHVDVHEEPSIDPEEERRVVRKIDLRVLPLLFFMYLFNALDRNNLGAAKTDGIDVDLGFTKYEYNILVSVFYVPYCALTVPANMLTRKLSARWTLPCYLLFWGTTVILSPACKNFAGLAALRILLGMAEAGFGVGGVFYLTQWYKRDELAKRIALFYGSQTFSGAFSGLIAFGLFQIDGSLHGWQYLYLVEGALTIMIGLIALIFLPHPPHEESSFLTNREREICRLRCLRDASQAVGSKFQIRDFFAPLRDWKLWAWAFIAFCFGVTNASVGNFTPLIVAKLGYSAVKTNLYTVAPYMVSAVLLFSTAISSDYFRERTYHLLSAFTLSCIGFIIIASIDVESHIGVAYFAVFLIVGGCFTPSIVFHSWHQNNVLSEDRRAFNIAFITFFGNAAGLVSSNVFTPDSAPKYIPALVTNYSFLAAAIIVTILMRLWMQRQNALRNKAQGVNWTSADVPTHLLLAGASENPHENPNFRFVL; encoded by the exons ATGGCTTCTTCCAAGGATCTATCAGACCCTGTAGTGGTATCAGACGTCCTCGAAGAAGGAGGCGTGAAACCTCATGTCGACGTCCACGAGGAACCTTCGATCGAccctgaggaggagaggagggttGTCCGAAAGATTGATCTCCGGGTCCTGCCTCTACTTTTCTTCATGTACTTGTTCAA TGCTCTGGATCGAAACAACTTGGGTGCTGCCAAGACTGATGGTATTGATGTCGATCTCGGGTTCACCAAATATGAATACAACATTCTCGTCTCTGTGTTTTACGTCCCATACTGCGC CTTGACTGTGCCAGCAAACATGCTCACCCGCAAGCTCTCAGCCAGGTGGACACTGCCCTGCTACCTTCTCTTCTGGGGAACCACCGTGATTCTCTCACCAGCATGCAAGAACTTTGCCGGTCTGGCTGCACTCCGAATTCTCTTGGGTATGGCAGAAGCTGGCTTCGGAGTTGGCGGTGTCTTCTACCTGACCCAATGGTACAAGAGAGACGAGTTGGCCAAGAGAATCGCCCTGTTCTATGGTAGTCAGACCTTTTCGGGAGCCTTCTCTGGTTTGATCGCTTTCGGCCTGTTCCAGATTGATGGCTCGCTTCATGGCTGGCAGTACCTTTATCTGGTCGAGGGTGCTCTGACAATCATGATTGGGTTGATTGCTCT AATCTTTTTACCTCACCCCCCTCACGAGGAGTCCTCATTCCTTACAAACCGGGAGCGAGAAATCTGCCGCCTCCGATGCCTCCGCGATGCCTCTCAAGCTGTGGGATCCAAGTTCCAGATCCGCGACTTCTTTGCCCCCTTGAGAGACTGGAAGCTCTGGGCCTGGGCGTTTATCGCCTTCTGCTTCGGGGTCACCAATGCATCTGTCGGAAACTTTACGCCTCTTATTGTTGCCAAGCTG GGCTACTCGGCTGTCAAGACCAACCTGTACACTGTTGCTCCTTACATGGTGTCTGCCGTGCTTCTCTTTAGCACTGCCATCAGCTCGGATTACTTCCGTGAGCGAACATATCACTTGCTCTCAGCCTTCACACTG tCTTGTATCGGCTTCATCATTATTGCCTCGATTGATGTCGAGAGCCATATCGGCGTCGCCTACTTTGCAGTCTTTCTCATTGTTGGCGGTTGCTTCACTCCATCTATCGTGTTTCACTCGTGGCATCAAAACAACGTTCTCTCCGAAGACAGGCGCGCATT CAACATTGCCTTCATCACCTTCTTCGGCAACGCAGCCGGCCTCGTCTCGAGCAACGTCTTTACTCCCGACAGCGCGCCAAAGTACATCCCTGCCTTGGTGACCAATTATTCTTTCCTGGCTGCTGCAATCATTGTGACTATTCTCATGAGACTGTGGATGCAGAGGCAGAATGCTCTTCGGAACAAGGCTCAAGGAGTTAACTGGACGAGCGCAGACGTGCCGACTcatctgctgctggctggtgCTTCCGAGAACCCTCACGAGAACCCCAACTTTAGATTTGTGCTGTAG